Genomic window (Actinomycetota bacterium):
ACATGTGGCTCCTCGAACCAGGAGACGGACTGGCCAGCGCCGCCTACGCCGCGGCAACCGGGGTCGAGGTCCTGCCGGATCGACTCGCGCTGTTCCGGCTCCGCTGGGACCTCGCCGATCTCGGTGTCGACCTCGCACGCCTCTGCGCTCCACATGCGAACAACGCGGACGACGCCCGATCGTGGGACGGCATCTCCCACGTACTCACCCGCCGGCGCTCCGGCGACGCCGTCCCCCGCGCTGCCTGGAGATGACACCCTGGCTGCCGCGGCCGAGACGCCCGCTCGGACGCGCTTGACGAACGTAGATGTAAGTCGTAACTTACCGTAAGTGGCTACTTACCAGAAGGCGCTTACGGCGCTTGCCGACCCAACCAGGCGGAGCATCTTCGAACGCCTGGCCGCCGGCCCTCGGCCTGTCGTCGAGCTCGCCCGGGGGCTCCCGGTGAGTCGCCCCGCGGTCTCCCAGCATCTGCGGGTGCTGAAAGGGGCCGGTCTCGTGGTCGACCGGCAGGCCGGTGCCCGCCGGCTCTATCAACTCAACCCGGACGGGTTGGGCGCGCTGCGCGCCTACCTGGACCGGTTCTGGGATCAGGCGCTGGCCGCCTTCAAGGCGGCGGCAGAGGCCGAAGAAGCAGAGGCCGAACAAGCAGAGAGCGAACAAGGAGAAGGGACATGACCGTGACCGATCGGGCCGTTCACAAGCGCGTGACCGTCGAGGCGTCGATGGACAAGGCCTTCCGTGTGTTCACCGAGGGCATCGATCGGTGGTGGTCGCGCGAGCACCACATCGGGAAGGCCGACCTCGAGCGGGCCGTGCTCGAGCCTCGGGAGGGCGGTCGCTGGTACGAGATCGGCGTCGACGGGACTGAGTGCGAGTGGGGACGCGTCCTGCACTGGGAGCCACCGAGCCGGCTCGTGCTCGCCTGGCAAATCGACGGAAGCTGGACCTTCGACCCGACCCTCGTGACGGAGGTCGAGGTGCGCTTCGTGGCCGAGACGCCGAGCCGCACCCGGGTCGAGCTCGAACACCGCGATCTGGAGCGCTTCGGTGATGCGCAGGAGCCGGTCCGCGCCGCGTTCGACTCACCCGGCGGCTGGCAGGGTCTGCTCGACGGCTTTGCGCGAGCGACGGCCGCGTAGGCCGTCGACGGCACTCGGCGCTCGGCGCTCGACGCTTGCCTCGCCGGCCCGTCGAGGCAGATCTTCTCTACTTGTCGGTGCAGCGCTAGAAAGACGACATGCAGATCGGAGTCGTGTTCCCTCAGACCGAGATCGGAGCCGCGGTCGAGGGTGTGCGCGCGTACGGGTTGCGGGTCGAGGAGCTCGGGTTCGCGCACGTGCTCGTGTACGATCACGTGCTCGGCGCCGATCCAGAGGTGCACAAGCCGTGGAACGGCCCGTACAACGTGCACACGACGTTCCACGAACCGTTCGTGCTGTTCGGCTACTACGCCGCGATCACGTCGCTCGAGTTGGTGACCGGCATCATCATCCTTCCCCAGCGCCAAACCGCGCTCGTGGCCAAGCAGGCGGCGGAGGTGGATCTGCTGACCAACGGCAAGTTCCGGCTCGGCGTCGGCCTCGGCTGGAACGCCGTCGAATACGAGGCGCTCGGCAAGGAGTTCACCAACCGCGGCGTACGGATGGAGGAGCAGATCGCGTTGCTCCGCCGCCTGTGGACCGAGCCGGCGGTGACGCATGACGGTGCCTTCGAGCGAGTGACCGCGGCCGGCATCGCTCCGTTGCCGGTCCAGCGACCGATCCCGACCTGGCTCGGCGCGCAGTCGAAGCGCGCCTACGAGCGCGTCGGTCGACTCGCCGACGGCTGGTTCCCGCAGGTGCCTCCCGGCCCGAAGCTCGACGAGGCCCGAGCCATCGTCGACCAGGCCGCGCGCGACGCGGGCCGGGATCCATCCACGCTCGGGATGGAAGGACGGGTCAGCTGGACCGACGCGGGACTGGAGAAGGTCGTCGAGCAAGTCGGCAGGTGGCGCGACGCGGGCGCGACGCACGTGTCGATCAACACCATGAATGCCGGCCTCGGCTCGGTCGACGGCCATCTCGAGGCGCTGGCGACCACCGCGCGCGCCCTCGAGCTCCTGAGCTCCGTCTAGTCCGTCGTTCCGGTCGTCCGAGTCGTCGAGGCGCTCGTCACTGCAGACTCGGGCGGCGAGGCTCGAGCCCGGCAGCGCGGTACGCGGCGTCGATCACCCGCATGTTGGCGATCGAGTCGGCGGGACCGGTGAGGATCGGCTCCCCGCGGAGCACCGCGCCGGCAAAGGCGCGCAGCTGGAACATGTATGTCGGCTCCCGCGAGGCGCGCGGCTCGGTGCGCTTCTTGCCGTTGGTGCTGACGGTCACGCGGCTGAAGTAGTGCGGCGCGTAGGGATTCAAGACTCGCAACTCGCCCTTGTCACCCTCGACGCGGGCGCCGAGCGACAACAGCCTCGGCGACAGCATCGACGCGGTCACCTTGCCCGTCGCCCCGCCGGCGAAGCGCATGTCGGCTTCCATCCATCTGTCGATCCCGATCGAGCGCTCGCGGGCGGAGGCTCCGACGACCGTTGGCTCCTCACCGGCGAGGGTGCGCAACAGGTGGATCGTGTAACACCCGACGTCCATGGTCGACCCGCCCGCGAGGTCGAGCTGCCAGCGGATGTCGCGGCGCGACGGCAACGGAATGATCATCCACGTCTCGACGTGGCGGACCGTGCCCAGCTCGGCGCGAACGATCTCGAGGATGCGGTCGATCAACGGGTGGTATCGGTAGTGGAACGCCTCCATCACGACGCGTCGGGAGCGGTCGGCCACGGCCGCGACCGCCTCGGCCTCGTCGGCGTTCGCGGTGAACGGCTTCTCGCAGAGCACGTGCTTGCCCGCCTCGAGCGCGGCGATCGTCCACCTGCCGTGCAGCCCGTTCGGCAGCGGGTTGTAGATCGCGTCGATGCTCGGGTCGTCGATCAGGGCCTGATAGCCGTCGTGCACGTTGGGGATCCCGTGCTTGGCGGCGAAGCTCTCGGCCTTCGCCCGATCGCGCGCCGCGATCGCACGGACGTCGATCTCGTCGAGCTTGCGGGCGGGCTTGATCAGCGCCGCCGGCGCGATCTTCGCGGCGCCGAGCACGCCGATCCGCACAGGTGCCATCGGCCCATCCTGCCTCAAGCGCCGGCGATGAGTCCTGGTCGCTCGAGCCGTCAGATGGGAGAGACTCACCTCATCCACTCCCTGGAGGAACCGATGCCCTTTCACCCGTACCTGTACTTCGGTGGCAACTGTCGCGAGGCCTTCACCCGGTACCAGGAGATCTTCGGTGGCGATCTCGTGCTGCTGGCGCTGAAGGACGCGCCATCGGACGAGCCGGTGCCCGCCGCTCAGGCGGATCTGATCATGCACGCCGCGTTGAAGTTCGACGACAACCTGCTCATGGCCTCCGACGACCCGACCACCGACAGCTTCGGCCCGGTGCAGGGGATGCAGGTCAACTATGCAGTCGCCGACGTCGACGAGGCGAAGCGGGCTTTCGAGGCGCTCGCGGACGGCGGCGAGATCACGCTGCCGATCGGCGCGACGTTCTGGTCGCCGATGTTCGGCATGTGCGTCGACCGGTTCGGGACGCCCTGGATGGTCAGCGCCGAAGCACCCGGCGAAACCGTCGGCTGACCGTCTCAGGTTGGCGGCCCGCGTCGATAGAATTGTGCCGAGAACGCGACGGAAGCCCGCGATCTGAACGACGACGGAGGGGCTGTTGAGCTGCAGGAACTGCGGAGGCGAGTTCTCCGCGGAACGGGCCGAGCTGGGATACGACTACTGCACGAAGCCGGAATGCGTCGAAGCGTGCCTGGAGCCGCTGAACGTCGTGGCGGTGTCGGTCAACAAGGCGGCCGACCAGTACGTCCTCCGCGAGCATCTCCGCCTGCCGAAGCACATCACGGAGAGCTCGATCGACGCGGGGCCGGGCTCGCTCGGCCTTCGCTTCAGGAAGCCGACGACACCGCGGCGGCCCAGGAGCACCTCGGACGCCATCGCCGAGCTCGAGAGAGAGCTCGAGACGCAGCTCGCCGGTGAGCACGATCCCGCGCGGCGACGGAAGCTGGTGAACGACCACAACGCCAAGCTCCGCAGGCTCAACATTCGCTACCGCCGGATCGCCCAGCGCCGACCGTAAAGATCGCCCCGACCCGATCCCGGCGCTGCCCTCGCCACGTGACCGGAACGGGATCTACGGTGTGCTCATGCGGTTCAACCACATGGAGCTCACCTTCGAGCGGGGAACGCTGACCGACGAGTTCCGGGAGGAGGTCGACGCCTTCTACGGCTCCGTGTTCGGCTGGAAGGCAACCGACACCGAGGTCGTGGGCCAGCTCTGCCACATCCTGCTCCCCGACGCCGACCAGTTCATCCTGCTGGCCGAAAGTGGCAAGCCGATGAGCTCACCGGGTTTCGATCACCTCGGGTTGCTCCAGGACACCCGAGCCGAGGTCGACGATCTCCTCGAGGCATGCAAGCGCTACCGGGACAAGGACGACCGCGTTCAGATCCAGGAGTACGAGGACCTGGTGTACCCGCAACTCACCGTGCATGCGTTCTACGTGAAGTACCTGCTACCGATCTACTTCGACGTCCAGTCGATGGAGCGGTCCTAGCGCTCAGGAGGCCGTTGTCTGAGCGACACGCGGGCTCGGATCGGCAGGTGGTCCGACTCGCCCACGCGAACGACCTCGGCATCGGTTGCGACGATCGGCGGCGTCGCGAGCAGATGATCGAGCTGGAACACCGGCTGTCGGGACGGCCACGTCGGGCCGCGCACGGTGTCGCGCCAGCCTGGCACGATGAAGCGTGCCACCCACCGCCACATGTTGAAGTCGCCCATGAGCACGGCGGGGTGGTGGGTCTCCGGCAGCACGCCCCGCAGGCGCCAGCGGAGCAGCGGCGAGATGTGCTCGAGGTGCGGGAAGTGGGACGCGCACACCGTGAGGCTCGCGCCGTCGAGCTCGATGTCGGTCGTCATGACCGCGCGGTCGTTGGGATCGAAGAGGAACCCGTCCAGCCGGTGCTCGATCACCGGCCCCCGAGGCACACG
Coding sequences:
- a CDS encoding winged helix-turn-helix transcriptional regulator → MATYQKALTALADPTRRSIFERLAAGPRPVVELARGLPVSRPAVSQHLRVLKGAGLVVDRQAGARRLYQLNPDGLGALRAYLDRFWDQALAAFKAAAEAEEAEAEQAESEQGEGT
- a CDS encoding ATPase, yielding MTVTDRAVHKRVTVEASMDKAFRVFTEGIDRWWSREHHIGKADLERAVLEPREGGRWYEIGVDGTECEWGRVLHWEPPSRLVLAWQIDGSWTFDPTLVTEVEVRFVAETPSRTRVELEHRDLERFGDAQEPVRAAFDSPGGWQGLLDGFARATAA
- a CDS encoding LLM class F420-dependent oxidoreductase, translated to MQIGVVFPQTEIGAAVEGVRAYGLRVEELGFAHVLVYDHVLGADPEVHKPWNGPYNVHTTFHEPFVLFGYYAAITSLELVTGIIILPQRQTALVAKQAAEVDLLTNGKFRLGVGLGWNAVEYEALGKEFTNRGVRMEEQIALLRRLWTEPAVTHDGAFERVTAAGIAPLPVQRPIPTWLGAQSKRAYERVGRLADGWFPQVPPGPKLDEARAIVDQAARDAGRDPSTLGMEGRVSWTDAGLEKVVEQVGRWRDAGATHVSINTMNAGLGSVDGHLEALATTARALELLSSV
- a CDS encoding Gfo/Idh/MocA family oxidoreductase gives rise to the protein MAPVRIGVLGAAKIAPAALIKPARKLDEIDVRAIAARDRAKAESFAAKHGIPNVHDGYQALIDDPSIDAIYNPLPNGLHGRWTIAALEAGKHVLCEKPFTANADEAEAVAAVADRSRRVVMEAFHYRYHPLIDRILEIVRAELGTVRHVETWMIIPLPSRRDIRWQLDLAGGSTMDVGCYTIHLLRTLAGEEPTVVGASARERSIGIDRWMEADMRFAGGATGKVTASMLSPRLLSLGARVEGDKGELRVLNPYAPHYFSRVTVSTNGKKRTEPRASREPTYMFQLRAFAGAVLRGEPILTGPADSIANMRVIDAAYRAAGLEPRRPSLQ
- a CDS encoding VOC family protein; this translates as MPFHPYLYFGGNCREAFTRYQEIFGGDLVLLALKDAPSDEPVPAAQADLIMHAALKFDDNLLMASDDPTTDSFGPVQGMQVNYAVADVDEAKRAFEALADGGEITLPIGATFWSPMFGMCVDRFGTPWMVSAEAPGETVG
- a CDS encoding VOC family protein codes for the protein MRFNHMELTFERGTLTDEFREEVDAFYGSVFGWKATDTEVVGQLCHILLPDADQFILLAESGKPMSSPGFDHLGLLQDTRAEVDDLLEACKRYRDKDDRVQIQEYEDLVYPQLTVHAFYVKYLLPIYFDVQSMERS